A single candidate division SR1 bacterium Aalborg_AAW-1 DNA region contains:
- the sodA gene encoding Superoxide dismutase [Mn] yields MAFTLPPLPYSYDALEPVIDRETMQIHHTKHHQTYIDKLNAGLESHPEYSDWSLKDLLTKKTELPDSLQAVVRNHAGGHHNHSLFWTMMKTPSDNNLPTGKIAQAINDTFGSFEAFKDKFSTTATNQFGSGWAWLVKSGESLEVIATANQDSPLMEAKTPLLGLDVWEHAYYLNYQNKRPAYIEARWSVINWEKVEELYQG; encoded by the coding sequence ATGGCATTTACCCTACCACCATTACCATATTCTTACGATGCTCTTGAACCTGTCATCGACCGTGAGACCATGCAAATCCATCATACCAAACATCACCAAACTTATATCGACAAACTCAATGCAGGTCTTGAATCACATCCAGAATACAGCGACTGGTCACTGAAAGACTTATTAACGAAAAAAACAGAACTTCCTGACTCACTTCAAGCTGTAGTCAGAAATCATGCATGAGGTCATCACAATCATAGTCTCTTCTGGACCATGATGAAAACACCATCAGACAACAATCTTCCAACAGGGAAAATCGCTCAAGCCATCAACGATACGTTCTGATCATTTGAAGCGTTTAAAGACAAGTTCTCTACTACTGCTACGAACCAATTTGGAAGTGGATGGGCATGGTTAGTAAAATCAGGAGAGAGCCTGGAAGTGATCGCTACCGCGAATCAAGACAGCCCACTTATGGAAGCAAAAACTCCACTTCTCGGATTGGATGTCTGGGAACACGCCTACTACCTCAACTATCAAAACAAAAGACCAGCTTATATCGAAGCTCGATGGTCAGTGATCAATTGGGAGAAAGTGGAAGAATTGTATCAAGGATAA
- the ftsH gene encoding ATP-dependent zinc metalloprotease FtsH, with translation MASLKKPYKIIKINLLRVVLGILAFTIGLNLISKIFVSGGDVEVVQNKKDVSLDEFLSGYENTLFTKIKLTNGTDLEGYIPVSGAGGSSLSLMSLQKDLTIKYYDVIQTKKPLDTSLVDMGIALTGGSVIDIVYEEESLLAGLFFNTILPILLLVVIFTVGMRFFSGKGGGIGGMNPFGSMMNVGKLAGQDKNAKKVKFSDVIGMAEVKQELTEVVDFLKNPDKYHKLGAKIPRGVLLYGPPGVGKTLLAKAVAGEANVAFFSVSGSEFMEMLVGMGASKVRALFDKARAAGKAIIFIDEIDAIGKRRGGGMSGGHQEQEQTLNQILTEMDGFGTDTNVIILASTNRPDTLDPALLRSGRFDRKVLVNTPSKEERKEMFEYYLNKKKIDKDINIDSIVNRSSGMAGADIENIVNESALKAARDNSKKITNADLNYAIEKVVMGPERRTTVITEDKRKLVAYHELGHAVTSYHLTYADKLERITIVPRGQSLGATRYSPEEDLNLVSKAQFLDRLVSLLGGRAAEEIFVGPDHITTGASNDFERATKIAADMILKYGMDEEMGTIMYLDKGEDQTAGHFRRYSDKTTEMADHKIKALIADAYTKAKKILTKDKAKIELITSKLLEKESLSREEFEEMMEE, from the coding sequence ATGGCATCTCTCAAAAAACCTTATAAAATCATCAAAATAAATCTCCTACGAGTTGTATTGTGAATTCTTGCGTTTACTATTTGATTAAACTTGATTAGCAAAATATTTGTATCAGGCGGTGATGTAGAAGTCGTTCAAAACAAAAAAGATGTATCCCTGGATGAGTTTCTCTCCTGATACGAAAATACCTTATTTACCAAGATTAAACTGACGAATGGTACTGATTTAGAAGGATATATCCCGGTATCATGAGCTGGTGGCTCTTCACTTTCTCTCATGTCACTCCAAAAAGATCTCACTATCAAGTATTATGATGTGATTCAGACTAAAAAACCTCTTGATACATCATTAGTTGATATGGGAATAGCACTTACAGGCTGATCAGTGATTGATATTGTTTATGAAGAAGAATCGTTGCTAGCGTGATTATTTTTCAATACCATATTACCTATCCTCTTATTGGTAGTGATTTTTACCGTGGGAATGAGATTTTTCTCTGGTAAATGATGATGAATTGGTGGTATGAATCCGTTTGGTAGTATGATGAATGTCGGAAAACTTGCAGGACAAGACAAAAATGCCAAAAAAGTGAAGTTTTCTGACGTGATTGGTATGGCAGAGGTAAAACAAGAACTGACCGAGGTGGTCGATTTCCTCAAGAATCCTGATAAATACCATAAACTTGGGGCTAAAATTCCAAGAGGAGTATTGTTGTACTGACCTCCAGGAGTCGGGAAAACTCTTCTTGCCAAAGCAGTCGCAGGAGAAGCAAATGTAGCCTTCTTCTCAGTATCAGGTTCTGAATTTATGGAGATGCTTGTGGGTATGGGAGCGTCGAAAGTGAGAGCGTTGTTTGACAAAGCACGTGCTGCAGGTAAGGCCATCATCTTTATCGATGAGATCGATGCGATCGGGAAGAGAAGAGGTGGTGGAATGTCAGGATGACATCAAGAACAAGAACAAACCTTGAATCAAATTCTGACTGAGATGGACGGATTTGGAACCGATACGAACGTGATTATCTTAGCATCGACAAATAGACCAGATACCCTCGATCCAGCCTTGCTCAGATCAGGAAGATTTGATCGTAAAGTACTGGTAAATACTCCATCGAAAGAAGAGAGAAAAGAAATGTTTGAATATTATTTGAATAAGAAAAAGATCGATAAGGATATCAATATCGATAGTATCGTGAATAGATCTTCAGGAATGGCTGGAGCTGATATCGAAAATATCGTGAATGAATCAGCTCTCAAGGCAGCTCGTGATAATTCGAAAAAAATTACCAATGCTGATCTCAACTATGCAATCGAGAAAGTCGTTATGGGACCAGAAAGAAGAACAACGGTGATTACAGAAGATAAGAGAAAACTTGTCGCCTATCATGAACTAGGACATGCCGTGACCTCGTATCATCTTACCTATGCTGATAAACTCGAAAGAATCACGATCGTACCGAGAGGACAATCATTAGGAGCGACACGATATAGTCCTGAAGAAGACTTAAATCTGGTCAGTAAAGCTCAGTTTTTGGATAGATTAGTCAGTCTGTTGGGAGGTCGTGCAGCTGAAGAAATCTTCGTAGGTCCTGATCATATTACGACAGGTGCATCGAATGATTTCGAAAGAGCGACAAAAATCGCTGCAGATATGATCTTAAAATATGGTATGGATGAAGAGATGGGAACGATTATGTATCTGGACAAGGGAGAAGATCAGACTGCTGGACACTTCCGTCGATATAGTGATAAAACTACCGAGATGGCAGATCATAAGATCAAAGCACTCATCGCTGATGCCTATACCAAAGCGAAAAAAATCCTGACGAAAGATAAAGCCAAAATCGAGTTGATCACGTCTAAACTCCTAGAGAAAGAAAGTCTCAGTAGAGAAGAGTTTGAGGAGATGATGGAAGAATAA
- a CDS encoding CHAP domain protein, whose product MKNVSTEIKNKTVNTLNVTTMKTKIHIMAVCLLSVVMVISCSKYEDDLVVDETMSQKSAQGDFEMQLMSTSSTVINIAPSSGYTSNSSVTIPAHKGMSAAVGGVIRARVLYRIGTSNSFRVEISKQDGGNFTTAGTALVRIKSTSGVVATGSSIALPLGQNKVETTITGSFGQGILHFYPMVESSTGTRYYAEPFLMYSVPMYNIKSSYTTGEEIGRTNDVIVKAAGTYLQGSGLSVQCTEFCNRYYVNVYNKSTAINSAGQIGNAKDWYGYASVKGLVQVPNGSAPRPGDILCMDNYPSASDKYGHVAIVIEVVNGTNGYIKIAQQNAGKVPLGVSNYDTRWEHAIGGQLSYNSSTKIITPPPGFKIQGLLRL is encoded by the coding sequence ATGAAAAATGTAAGTACAGAAATCAAAAACAAAACAGTAAACACATTAAATGTAACAACAATGAAAACAAAAATTCACATCATGGCGGTATGTCTGCTTAGTGTAGTAATGGTTATCTCATGCAGTAAGTATGAGGATGACTTAGTAGTAGATGAGACTATGTCTCAGAAATCAGCTCAAGGTGATTTTGAAATGCAACTTATGAGTACGAGTAGTACAGTCATTAATATTGCTCCATCAAGTGGCTATACCTCCAATAGTAGTGTGACCATACCTGCTCATAAAGGAATGAGTGCTGCAGTAGGTGGTGTTATCCGTGCAAGAGTACTTTATAGGATTGGAACTTCTAATTCATTTAGAGTAGAAATTAGTAAGCAAGATGGAGGTAATTTTACCACAGCAGGGACGGCTCTTGTAAGAATAAAATCTACAAGCGGCGTTGTTGCTACAGGTTCATCTATAGCATTACCTCTTGGGCAGAACAAAGTTGAAACAACTATTACAGGTTCTTTTGGGCAAGGCATCCTACATTTCTATCCTATGGTAGAATCAAGTACAGGTACTAGATATTATGCTGAGCCATTTCTGATGTATAGTGTCCCAATGTACAATATCAAAAGTTCTTATACTACTGGTGAAGAAATAGGTAGAACAAATGATGTTATTGTGAAGGCTGCTGGTACGTATTTACAAGGTAGTGGATTAAGTGTACAATGTACAGAATTCTGTAACCGTTATTATGTAAATGTATATAATAAAAGTACTGCAATAAATAGTGCTGGTCAAATTGGTAATGCTAAAGATTGGTACGGTTATGCTTCAGTTAAAGGATTAGTACAAGTTCCAAATGGTTCAGCGCCAAGACCCGGAGATATTCTTTGTATGGACAATTATCCATCTGCTTCTGATAAATATGGTCATGTAGCTATTGTTATTGAAGTAGTTAATGGAACTAATGGTTACATTAAAATAGCTCAGCAAAATGCTGGTAAAGTTCCATTGGGAGTATCTAATTATGATACCCGTTGGGAGCATGCTATAGGAGGTCAATTGTCTTATAATTCATCAACTAAAATAATTACACCACCTCCAGGATTTAAAATTCAAGGTTTGTTACGATTGTAA
- the ndk gene encoding Nucleoside diphosphate kinase, with translation MQLEQTLVILKPDAVGRTIVGEIITRFERVGLTLVAMKLIHATEEQLIGHYEGIGTLGTRRGKEVLDLVVKMMAQAPILAMVWEGVEAVEIARKLIGSTEPKSAAPGTIRGDYAHMSFGYLDANPGTDLYNIVHGSADLGEAKLEIAHWFKPDEIYSHHPLNKKFVR, from the coding sequence ATGCAACTTGAACAAACTCTTGTTATTCTTAAACCTGATGCGGTGGGACGTACCATCGTTGGAGAAATCATTACTCGTTTTGAAAGAGTATGACTTACTCTTGTGGCTATGAAACTTATTCATGCAACAGAAGAACAACTTATTGGTCACTATGAAGGGATTGGTACTTTAGGTACGAGAAGAGGTAAAGAAGTTCTTGATCTTGTTGTGAAAATGATGGCTCAAGCTCCTATTCTTGCTATGGTTTGGGAAGGTGTTGAAGCTGTTGAAATAGCTCGTAAACTTATCGGTAGCACAGAACCGAAGTCTGCAGCTCCAGGAACTATTAGAGGAGATTATGCTCATATGTCATTTGGTTATCTTGATGCAAATCCTGGTACTGATCTCTACAATATTGTTCATGGATCAGCTGATCTTGGTGAAGCTAAATTAGAAATTGCTCACTGGTTTAAGCCAGATGAAATCTATTCTCATCACCCACTGAACAAAAAATTTGTAAGATAA
- the rluD gene encoding Ribosomal large subunit pseudouridine synthase D gives MSQKTNIITYEGNGGERIDVYLTKNHEYTRNFFHRLVARGDILVNDTVVKKKSLGLKQGDIITIVHPERYMESEMLALSPAIDLKILVEKKDYLVVYKPKGVLSHPNSVRGVEHVNMVGALYQYFKAQNLPTTGNFIRAGLIHRLDKETDGLMLIVKTEEGLKYFKDLWMQKSSADTIEDKELVPLKKFYRAQILITDKGQQFLDSMTLPPLAGGKPHIIQELVIPKVPHYEPKMGITKVTQLNHIPDSSYAELEVEILTGRTHQIRYHLSQHGLPVRGDYLYMDKKDLDENDIMHLQAYRLQFLDIEGEMMDVECDRSW, from the coding sequence ATGTCCCAAAAAACGAACATCATCACCTATGAAGGCAACGGCTGAGAAAGGATTGACGTCTATCTCACGAAGAACCACGAGTATACTCGTAATTTTTTTCATCGTCTGGTGGCTCGTGGAGATATTCTCGTGAATGATACTGTAGTGAAAAAAAAGTCACTCTGACTGAAACAGGGAGACATCATCACGATTGTCCATCCTGAGAGATATATGGAGTCAGAAATGCTTGCTCTTTCTCCTGCCATTGATCTAAAAATATTAGTAGAGAAAAAAGATTATCTCGTCGTCTATAAACCCAAGGGAGTCCTTTCTCATCCCAATTCTGTTCGATGAGTAGAACACGTGAATATGGTCGGAGCGTTGTATCAGTATTTCAAAGCACAAAATCTCCCTACAACAGGAAACTTCATTAGAGCCGGACTTATCCATCGCCTGGATAAGGAAACGGATGGACTTATGCTGATCGTGAAGACTGAAGAGTGACTCAAATACTTCAAAGACCTCTGGATGCAAAAATCCTCAGCAGACACTATTGAAGATAAAGAGCTCGTTCCACTCAAGAAGTTCTACCGTGCACAAATTCTCATCACCGACAAAGGTCAACAATTTCTCGATAGTATGACTCTACCTCCCTTAGCGGGAGGTAAACCTCATATCATCCAAGAACTCGTCATCCCCAAAGTTCCTCACTACGAACCGAAGATGGGAATTACAAAAGTCACTCAACTAAATCACATACCAGACTCCAGCTACGCAGAACTTGAAGTAGAAATCCTCACAGGTCGTACGCATCAGATCCGTTATCACCTCAGTCAACACGGGCTTCCTGTCAGAGGAGATTATCTCTATATGGATAAGAAAGATCTCGATGAAAACGACATCATGCACCTCCAAGCCTACCGTCTCCAATTTCTCGATATCGAAGGAGAGATGATGGATGTAGAATGTGATAGGAGTTGGTAA
- a CDS encoding 50S ribosomal protein L31, with protein MAKKNIHPEMKEVTVQDIHGYEFTVYSTTQGPIKVESSHLSHPVYNPDKVQKKVSLGRSQIFAEKMARMQEASKKSS; from the coding sequence ATGGCAAAAAAAAACATCCATCCAGAAATGAAAGAAGTTACTGTACAAGATATCCATGGATATGAATTTACGGTATACTCTACTACACAAGGACCTATCAAAGTTGAATCAAGTCATCTTTCTCATCCTGTCTACAACCCAGATAAAGTACAAAAGAAAGTTTCTCTTGGAAGAAGCCAGATTTTTGCTGAGAAAATGGCAAGAATGCAA
- the htpX gene encoding Protease HtpX, whose amino-acid sequence MLKRMFFLFGINIAILITLNILLFLAERFFGISIEPNSYSGLIVLAIVMGFGGAIVNLLISRWSAKRLYNIQLFDSSIGDAKLRLVYTTVEQIAFNHKITMPEVGVYEAGEVNAFATGASKNKSLVAVSSGLIEMMSPDEIQGVVGHEMAHILNGDMVTSTLLQGSLNTFTIVAARVLGGIIDAAISKGENRGGGIGYLLIVNILNMVFGFLAGLVLMAHSRHREYKADLGGAKFTSKSAMIAGLKKLAQIYENPVPQDGFATMKFSGGGNIAEWFSTHPPLAKRIAALENNHLL is encoded by the coding sequence ATGCTTAAAAGAATGTTTTTCCTCTTTGGAATCAATATTGCTATCTTGATTACTCTGAATATTTTGCTCTTTTTGGCAGAAAGATTTTTTGGTATCTCGATAGAACCCAATAGTTATTCAGGACTTATTGTATTGGCTATTGTAATGGGATTTGGTGGTGCTATCGTGAATTTACTCATCAGTAGGTGGTCAGCGAAGAGATTGTATAATATCCAACTCTTTGATTCATCGATTGGTGATGCAAAATTGAGGCTCGTGTATACTACTGTAGAACAGATTGCCTTCAATCATAAAATCACGATGCCGGAAGTAGGAGTCTATGAAGCAGGAGAAGTGAATGCTTTTGCTACGGGAGCAAGCAAAAATAAGAGTTTAGTTGCAGTATCATCTGGTTTGATTGAAATGATGAGTCCTGACGAGATTCAGGGTGTGGTTGGACATGAGATGGCGCATATCCTGAATGGTGATATGGTGACGTCTACGCTCTTACAAGGATCACTGAATACGTTCACGATTGTGGCTGCGAGAGTGCTGGGTGGTATTATCGATGCAGCGATAAGTAAATGAGAGAATAGAGGTGGAGGTATCGGATATCTGTTGATCGTGAATATATTGAATATGGTATTCGGATTCTTAGCTTGACTGGTGCTTATGGCTCATAGTAGACACAGAGAATACAAAGCGGATCTGGGTGGTGCGAAATTTACCAGTAAGAGTGCTATGATTGCAGGACTTAAGAAACTTGCTCAGATATATGAAAACCCTGTTCCACAAGATGGATTCGCAACTATGAAGTTCTCTGGAGGAGGAAATATTGCAGAATGGTTTTCTACACATCCACCATTAGCGAAAAGAATTGCTGCGTTGGAGAATAATCACTTGCTATAA
- a CDS encoding preprotein translocase subunit SecD: MKKQWYRSLGLWYGIGFILSLGIIFGLGKTFDEETKTTKTTFTQHGITEFRQGMDIAGGVKLTYKVDFSKYDQIYTIQSERDIAKRQAIAVILKNIDNRISALGVSDYSARQQNIDNETFLVIEIGGVHSLESAKEIIGKTVELEFKVPAKESEQAALVSERETMARDLFTQIKTNPEKFVELTQGKEGSDIFYTALENRDFDTLSPIYSNKKEAFLTAKPGDLIESEGIYINGNENGTPAIEGYVLTRITSVKQTENNAITVEKLASVAAQFNKQFGVSTGNTHTNATGTLSYDTTSSELRFNSDLNASSFGSGEGLQVLAIYNISPEEEKAITAALQKSIIINGEEVFINKSPQWVVAVNPSTNEILNGAFFSYAAPGVNQFGKSVITINFNEKGKEIFCNLTKSFVGQQMAIFVGGKLQTAPVINEPICGGSAQIDGEFTTESAKELSDSLNEGALPAPLILSQEEKVSPVLGEGAINGAFLAGGIGLGLMFLFLLIFYGLRSAVIGMAVMISFLVYSLAIFKIIDYAFSLSGIAAIILSLAMGIDANIIIYERIQEELKAGKSRSSAVDTAYARSWLAIRDGNATNIIVYIVLFGMGMSIFKGFGFAGLITGLLILVINVPLTKVLLKLFKK; the protein is encoded by the coding sequence ATGAAGAAGCAATGGTATAGATCTCTGGGATTATGGTATGGGATTGGATTTATTCTCTCTCTATGAATTATTTTCTGATTAGGAAAAACATTTGATGAAGAAACAAAAACAACAAAAACAACATTCACCCAACATGGTATTACTGAATTCCGTCAAGGAATGGATATTGCATGATGAGTGAAGCTTACCTATAAAGTAGATTTTTCTAAATACGATCAAATTTACACTATTCAATCAGAAAGAGATATTGCAAAAAGACAAGCTATAGCTGTTATTTTAAAAAATATTGATAACAGAATTTCAGCACTCTGAGTAAGTGATTATTCTGCACGTCAACAAAACATTGATAATGAAACCTTTCTGGTCATTGAGATAGGTTGAGTTCATTCACTTGAAAGTGCTAAAGAAATCATTGGTAAGACAGTTGAGCTTGAATTTAAAGTACCAGCTAAAGAATCTGAACAAGCTGCTCTCGTAAGCGAAAGAGAAACTATGGCACGTGACCTCTTTACTCAAATTAAAACAAATCCTGAAAAATTTGTAGAATTAACACAAGGTAAAGAAGGAAGTGATATCTTCTATACAGCATTAGAAAATAGAGATTTCGACACGCTTTCTCCAATTTATAGTAACAAAAAAGAAGCTTTCCTGACAGCAAAACCAGGTGATCTTATCGAAAGTGAAGGTATCTATATTAATGGGAATGAAAATGGAACTCCAGCAATTGAAGGATATGTGCTTACTCGTATTACTAGCGTAAAACAGACTGAAAATAACGCAATTACTGTTGAAAAACTTGCAAGCGTTGCTGCACAGTTTAATAAACAATTTGGTGTCTCAACAGGAAATACTCATACAAATGCTACTGGTACTCTTTCATATGATACAACATCATCAGAACTTCGCTTCAATAGTGACCTCAATGCAAGCTCATTTGGTAGTTGAGAAGGTTTACAAGTACTTGCTATCTATAATATTTCTCCTGAAGAAGAAAAAGCTATTACAGCTGCTCTTCAAAAAAGCATTATTATCAATGGAGAGGAAGTATTTATCAATAAATCACCTCAATGGGTTGTAGCAGTCAATCCATCAACGAATGAGATATTAAATGGAGCCTTCTTCTCTTATGCTGCTCCAGGAGTAAATCAATTTGGTAAATCTGTTATTACTATTAACTTTAATGAAAAAGGAAAAGAAATTTTCTGTAATTTAACAAAATCGTTTGTGGGTCAACAAATGGCAATATTTGTATGATGAAAACTACAAACTGCACCAGTAATTAATGAACCAATTTGTTGAGGTAGTGCACAAATTGATGGTGAATTCACCACAGAAAGTGCTAAAGAGTTATCAGATAGTCTCAATGAATGAGCATTACCTGCACCACTTATTCTTTCTCAAGAAGAGAAAGTGTCACCAGTTCTTGGTGAAGGTGCAATCAATGGTGCATTTCTTGCAGGTTGAATATGATTAGGACTTATGTTTTTATTCCTTCTTATCTTCTACTGATTAAGATCAGCAGTCATCGGTATGGCAGTTATGATTTCGTTCCTCGTTTACTCTCTTGCAATTTTCAAAATAATTGATTATGCATTTTCTCTCAGTGGTATTGCAGCCATTATTCTTTCTCTAGCTATGGGAATAGATGCCAATATCATCATTTATGAGAGAATACAAGAAGAACTTAAAGCAGGTAAAAGTCGATCTTCTGCAGTTGATACTGCATATGCAAGAAGTTGGCTTGCAATCAGAGATGGTAATGCGACCAATATCATTGTCTATATCGTGCTCTTTGGTATGGGTATGAGTATCTTTAAATGATTCTGATTTGCAGGTCTGATTACTTGATTACTCATTCTTGTTATTAACGTACCCCTCACTAAAGTACTCTTAAAACTCTTTAAAAAATAA
- a CDS encoding Calcineurin-like phosphoesterase, with the protein MLFIGDIHIHPRYGTLTLDTIREYITQHDDDHIVFLGDYVYHFSYHRPSLLALLDLFLELADQHKHVYVLAGNHDRLGQHFVYSETEKILNQQSHPYLHIITTPELHTIQSQKFLFMPYMLSRSRYTPQHEYYPDRDVSLRILRESTNTNETESYLLNSYIEDQIQEHQHLTIVHHYYTANIKFPGIKSQFFYKDKAISPHFLDYPTTKFISGHIHHSFSYKNYLCLGTVWSTSPLETNLYQWLSQYDLQSQQWILNQIAINPYITLTEHQDHITELSLHNHREKLKKQSAQSFQSDHFSLSFHYTALPLSRTTVTLYSQNGSYEMMHEHIDTTLRQSLRDVQLKQTPLNMDQAVQDLVDSSSDFGSSWANWKQLLHDYLETKYGDKKNDYLTILNDLDIKV; encoded by the coding sequence ATGCTCTTTATAGGAGATATTCATATCCATCCTCGTTATGGAACGCTTACTCTCGACACTATTCGTGAGTATATCACACAACATGACGATGATCATATTGTGTTTTTAGGAGATTATGTCTATCACTTCTCCTACCATAGACCTTCCCTCCTAGCTCTTCTAGATCTGTTTCTAGAACTTGCCGATCAACACAAACACGTCTATGTCCTTGCTGGAAATCATGATCGACTCGGTCAGCATTTTGTCTATTCAGAAACAGAAAAAATACTCAACCAACAATCCCACCCCTATCTCCATATTATCACGACACCCGAACTTCACACGATCCAGAGTCAGAAATTTCTGTTTATGCCGTATATGCTTTCTCGATCACGATATACACCACAACACGAGTACTACCCTGACCGAGATGTAAGTTTGCGTATACTTCGTGAAAGTACCAACACCAACGAAACAGAAAGTTATCTTCTCAACTCATATATAGAAGATCAGATTCAAGAACATCAGCATCTCACTATCGTCCATCATTACTATACTGCTAACATAAAGTTTCCAGGTATCAAAAGTCAGTTTTTCTACAAAGATAAAGCCATCAGTCCTCATTTTTTAGATTATCCAACGACAAAATTTATTTCCTGACATATCCATCACAGTTTCTCGTACAAGAACTATCTGTGTCTATGAACTGTCTGGTCTACCAGTCCTCTAGAAACTAATCTCTATCAGTGGCTGAGTCAGTACGATCTTCAATCTCAACAATGGATACTCAATCAAATAGCAATCAATCCCTATATTACCCTTACAGAGCATCAAGATCATATCACCGAACTCTCTCTCCATAATCATCGAGAGAAACTTAAAAAACAATCTGCACAATCATTTCAGTCAGATCACTTTTCTCTTTCATTTCATTATACAGCATTACCGCTTTCTCGTACAACAGTAACTCTCTATTCTCAGAATGGATCCTATGAGATGATGCATGAACATATCGATACTACTCTACGTCAGTCCCTCCGTGATGTACAACTCAAACAGACGCCACTGAATATGGATCAAGCAGTCCAAGATCTGGTCGATAGTTCCTCAGATTTTGGTTCTTCATGGGCGAATTGGAAACAACTTCTCCATGACTATCTCGAGACCAAGTATGGTGACAAAAAAAATGACTATCTGACCATATTGAACGACTTGGATATTAAAGTATAA
- the ftsW gene encoding Lipid II flippase FtsW, which translates to MPLLIVTGLLLLYGILALFSVSVHESFTTTLSLIAKGTFDGEASNYFYFFKQLNNLIYVAVLAYIAYITPLKIFKNEKFLIFVSVIVLIFQLLVFTPLGTTLGGARGWLNIPGLPSIQPVEFFKIGYVIFISRWFIRKEHLLNSGSILKKFFVLNALLFLIFALIPDLGSVLIMAITGVIIGVYAGISIKNIARMFLIGAGGLGLVIRGFLGLNNSYCKEIPLNERPSICRYTYIANRIEVYINPDSDESGQNASRQGRQALIAIGGGGFFGNGYGKGLQKFGYIPEAQSDFIFSAYAEEVGFFGISILFILYGLLIYYTVIKIGQVRDNFFKYISIGLLSLIIVGAFVHIGVNIQLLPNTGLTLPFISYGGTSLMANVVSVILLYKILYLDPHKTY; encoded by the coding sequence ATGCCATTACTTATTGTTACATGACTTCTTCTCTTATATGGTATACTTGCGCTCTTTAGTGTAAGTGTTCATGAATCCTTTACGACAACACTTTCTCTGATTGCAAAATGAACATTTGATGGTGAAGCATCAAACTATTTCTATTTTTTCAAACAACTCAATAATCTTATTTATGTAGCAGTACTAGCTTATATTGCTTACATTACTCCTCTCAAAATATTCAAAAACGAAAAATTTCTCATCTTCGTGTCCGTTATTGTACTTATTTTTCAATTATTAGTATTCACACCTCTTGGGACTACATTATGATGAGCAAGAGGATGGCTTAATATCCCATGACTACCATCCATTCAACCTGTAGAATTCTTTAAAATTGGATATGTAATCTTCATATCACGATGGTTCATCAGGAAAGAACATCTGCTCAACTCTGGATCAATTTTAAAAAAATTTTTTGTACTGAATGCTCTACTGTTCTTAATATTCGCACTCATACCAGATCTGTGATCAGTACTTATTATGGCCATTACCTGAGTCATTATAGGTGTCTATGCGGGTATTAGTATCAAAAATATTGCTCGTATGTTTCTGATTGGAGCATGATGACTCTGATTAGTGATTCGGTGATTTTTATGATTAAACAACTCTTATTGTAAAGAAATACCACTGAATGAAAGACCAAGTATCTGTAGATATACCTACATCGCCAATAGAATAGAAGTCTATATTAATCCAGATTCTGATGAATCATGACAAAACGCATCACGACAAGGACGTCAAGCACTCATTGCTATTGGTGGTGGTTGATTCTTTGGAAACTGATATGGTAAGTGATTACAAAAGTTTTGATACATTCCTGAAGCTCAAAGTGATTTTATTTTCTCTGCCTATGCAGAAGAAGTAGGTTTTTTTGGAATTAGTATATTATTTATCTTATATGGTTTGCTTATCTATTATACCGTAATAAAAATAGGACAAGTAAGAGATAACTTCTTTAAATATATATCGATTTGACTCTTGTCACTCATTATCGTATGAGCATTTGTGCATATTGGAGTGAATATACAACTTCTACCTAATACATGACTTACTCTTCCATTTATTAGTTATGGTGGTACTTCTCTCATGGCAAATGTAGTAAGTGTCATTCTCCTGTATAAAATACTCTACCTTGACCCACACAAAACATATTAA